In Amycolatopsis sp. FBCC-B4732, the genomic stretch CGGGTGTTCCTTTTCGTAGGCTTCTCGGCCTTCGCGGTAGCGGTCGATCTGCTCGTTCTCCTGGCGGCGGGCTTCGGCGCCGACACCGACGCCGTCCGCGAGGTTGAAGCCGGGGACCTTGCCGCCGCCTTCGCGCCACTCCTTCTGGCTGAGGAAGCTGCGGCCGTCGTCGGAGAGCTTGTCGCCGAGTCCCTCGACCTTCTCGCGGCCGGGCACGTGCTCCTTGGCGGCGTCACTCCACCCCTTGGCCGTCTCCTCGGCGGACTTCGCCTCCTTGCCCGCCTGCTTCAGCTCGTTGGCCTTCCGCTCGATGCTCGCGGCCGTGTCGACGCTCTTGTCCACGATCTTGTCGACACCCTTGCCGACCTTCTTGAGGGCGTTCGCCGCGCCTTCGAGCGCCGCCTTCGACTTGCCGGCGCCCTTGGCCAGGCTCTCGAGCTTCTCGACGATCTTCGTGATCCGCGTGCTGATCTTCTCGGCGAGGACCCCGCCCTCGACGACGGTGTCGGCGATGAACGCCGCGATCGTGCCGCCGAAGGTGCACCACGACGCCGCCAGCGCGGCCAGCGCCTTGACGATCAGCTCGCCCACGAACGACGAGATCATGTCGCGGATCAGCCCGCGCTCGGTGCCGACCAGCGCCGCGCCGACGTTCATCGCCGTCGACGCGCTGTCGGCGTGCGAAGCCGCTCCGCGCAGGACGCCGACGTAGCTCTCCGCCGTCCTCTGGTAGGCCTCGGCGGAGCCGCAGTCGCTGAAGGACTGCTGGACCTTCTTGGCCTGCTGCTCGTACTGCTCGGCGGTCTCGGTGAGCTGCTTCGAGATGTTCGTCCAGGTCACGGCCTTGGCGGTGACGGCTTCGGGCTTGCCGGCGAGCTTGTCGAGCCCGTCCTTGAGGAAGCTGATGTGCTCGATCAGCCAGCCGACGCCGGCGCTCGCCAGCGTGCCGAGCGGGTCCATCGCCGCGCCGAGCAGGTCGAGGGCGTCGGTGCCGACGTCCAGCGCGAGGTTGCCCCAGTCGCCGTTGCGGGCGTCGGTGAGCGTGGACGCGGCGTCGCTGAAGATGCCCGCGCCGCCGGTCTGGGCGTTGACGTTGTCGAGTTCGCCCTTCGACCCCTCGCCCATGCCGCTCCAGAAGCCGCTGCTCGGTTCGGCCGTCGCGACCAGCGGGTTCTCCTGCGTCTCGGTCATGCCGGCAGCTCCTTGCCGATGCCCTCGATCAGGCACTTCGTCGTCTGTTCGTGCTCGGTGAAGGCGCCGTGGGCGGTCTTCACCCGGTCGGCGACCTCGTGCCCGGCGTCGACGGCCGACCGGAGGAACTCCTCGGCCTGGCTCGTCCAGATCTGGATCGGCGCCGCGAAGACCTGCCCGACCAGCCCGAAGGCATCGAAGTCGAGCGCCTGCGCGCTGCCCGCGGCGTCGAGGGCCTGCTGGACCTTGTCCGCGATCTCGCGGATCTCGTCCTCGTGCCCGCCGAGGACGTCGAAGTCGACCTTCATCGCCATCAGAGCCCCCGGCGCAGGATCGGGCCGCCGAAGTCTTCGTCGTCGTCCGGCCGCGGCGGCCGGGCCGGACGCACGGGCGGCGGCGGTGTCTCGGGTTCGGCCGCGAATTCCCACCGCGGTGCTTTTTCTGCTTCTTCGGGCAATTCGGGCGCGGGGATCTGTTCCTGGAGGAAATGCATCGCGTCGGAGTCGGTGCCGATCACCGGCGCCATGATCGCGGTCAGCTGCTGTGCGGCATCGACCTGCGCACGCTTGGCGGCGGCGAGGACGGCCTGGGCGAGCCGGGCCCGCGGCAGCTCGTCGGCACGCGAGCCGAAGGTGAGTTCCTGCAGCGCACCGCTGGTGTTGACAGTGACCGTGACGGCCCCATCAGGACTCGAGGCGGTCGCCGAGACCCGCTCGAGCCGGGCTTTCGCCTCGGCCGCGCGCCGGGCGATTTCGGGCATTCCACCCGAATCTGGTGCAATGTGGTTCACGGCGACCTCGGAAGTCGGGAAGGGCATGCGGATGAGAGGCAGCAAACCGCTTTTCGGTTCCCCCTTCAAGCCGGGAATTCGATTCGAGAACAGCGCATGGGAATTGATTTGGACGCCCTTTACTCGGCCGGGACGACCGGGCTTGAGCACGATCGGCTCGGCTGGATGTCATGAACGACTCGTTCATGACATCCAGCGCGGTGAACGACTCGTTCATGACGTCCGGCCCCTGAGGCCTCCGCCTGGGGCTCGGTAAAGCCGGGCGGCGCGCTCGGCCGGAGATGCAGACCGCCGCCGTGCCGTGAAAGACCCTTTCACCTCGCCGGACGTCATGAACGACTCGTTCATGACGTTGCGGGACCCCGCGACCCGGCCGCGTCGAACCCCCTCCGCCGAACCCCTCTCGGCGGGCTCAGCGGCGGGCGCGCCCGATCGGCGGGACCTCCGTCCGTGCGCGACTCTGCGTCCACCACCCCGCGGACGACCGGGGTTGAGCACGATCGGCTCAGGCTTCCGTAAACTCGGGGTCGGCAGCGAACGAGGTAGGTGAGGAACCGGTGGCCAACGCGGAGGAGCGCCGCTTCGACGTGCTGCGGGCGATCGTCGCGGACTACGTCTCCAACCAGGAGCCGGTCGGGTCCAAGGCGATCGTCGAGCGGCACAACCTCGGTGTGTCCAGCGCCACTGTGCGCAACGACATGGCGACCCTCGAAGAAGAGGGGTACATCACCCAGCCGCACACCAGTGCCGGGCGCGTGCCGACCGACAAGGGGTACCGGCTCTTCGTCGACCGGCTCTCCGAGATCAAGCCCCTGAGCGCCGCCGAGCGGCGGGCGATCACCACCTTCCTCGACAGCGGCACCGACCTCGACGACGTTCTCAAGCGCTCGGTGCGGCTGCTCGCGCAGCTGACCCGGCAGGTCGCCGTCGTCCAGTACCCGATGCTGACCAACGCCAAGGTGCGCCACCTCGAAGTCGTGCCGCTCACCCCGGCGCGGCTGATGCTGGTGCTGATCGCCGACAACGGGCGCGTCGACCAGCGGACGGTCGACCTCGGCGACGTCGTCACCGAAGAAGACGTCAGCCGGCTCCGGACCGTCCTCAACGCGGCCATGGCCGGACGGCGGCTCAACGAGGCCGCGGCGCGGGTCGCCGAGCTGCCCGACAAGTCGCCCGGCGAGCTGCGCGACGCGCTCATCCGCGTCACGACGATCCTGGTCGAGTCGCTGGCCGAACACCCCGAAGAACGCCTGGTCCTCGGCGGTACGGCCAACCTCACCCGCAACGTCGCCGACTTCCCCGGCTCACTGCGCCAGGTCCTCGAAGCCCTCGAGGAACAGGTCGTCGTGCTGAAGCTGCTGGCCGCCGCGCGCAACCCCGGTGCGATCACGGTGCGCATCGGTGAGGAAAATGAAGACGAGCAGATGCGCAGCACCTCGGTCGTGTCGATCGGCTACGGGCAGGACATGGTGCTCGGCGGCATGGGGGTGGTCGGCCCGACCCGGATGGACTACCCCGGCACGATCGCCGCGGTGCGCGCGGTCGCCAACTACGTGGGGCAGATCCTGCACGGCCGCTGAGCCGGGCAGAGCAGAAGGAGAAGCGAAGACGGTGGCGAGGGACTACTACGGCATCCTCGGGGTGGCGAAGAACGCGAGCGATCAGGAGATCAAGCGCGCGTACCGGAAGCTGGCCAGGGAGCTGCACCCCGACGTCAACCCGTCGGAAGACGCCCAGCACAAGTTCGGCGAGGTCACGACGGCCTACGAGGTGCTGTCGGACCCGCAGAAGCGCAAGATCGTCGACCTCGGCGGCGACCCGATGGACGGCGGCGCGCGCGGTGGGGGCGGCGGCGACCCGTTCGCCGGCTTCGGCGGGCTCGGCGACATCATGGACGCCTTCTTCGGCGCCGCGGGCGGTGGTGGCGGCGGCGGTCGCGGCCGTGGCCCGCGCAGCCGCGTCCAGCCCGGCTCCGACGCCCTCATCCGGCTCGGCCTCTCGCTCGAGGAGTGCGCGACCGGCGTCGACAAGGAAATCGCCGTCGACACCGCGATCGTCTGCGACCTCTGCCGCGGCGCCGGCACCTCCGAGGGCACCTCGGTCAAGACCTGCGACACCTGCGGCGGCGCCGGCGAGGTCCAGTCCGTCCAGCGGTCCTTCCTCGGCCAGGTCGTCACGGCCCGCCCGTGCCCGGTCTGCCGCGGCTTCGGCGAGGTCATCACCGACCCCTGCCGCCAGTGCGGCGGCGACGGCCGCATCCGCGCCCGCCGCAACGTCACCGCCAAGATCCCGCCAGGCGTCGGCGACGGCATGCGCATCCGCCTCTCCGGCCAGGGCGAGGTCGGCCCCGGCGGCGGCCCGGCCGGCGACCTCTACGTCGAGATCGACGAGACCCCGCACGAGGTCTTCGTCCGCCAGGGCCACGACCTGCACTGCAATTTCCGCATCCCGATGACGACCGCCGCGCTCGGCGCCACCGTGCCCATCGCGACCCTCGTCGACGGCGACTACGAACTCGACATCGAACCGGGTACCCAGCCCAACGCCGAGCTCGTCCTCACCGGCAAGGGCATGCCCCGGCTGCGCTCCTCCGGGCGCGTAGACGGCCGCGGCGACCTGCACGTCCACATCGACGTCCAGGTCCCGACCAAGCTCGACGACGCCCAGCGCGAGCTGCTGGTCGAGCTGGCCCAGCAGCGCGGCGAAGAAGCCCCGACGCTGTCGTCGAACGGCAAGCACGGCGGCCTGTTCTCCAAGCTGCGCGCCAAGAACCACCGCTGACCGTGCCCGACACCACCCTGCCGGTCTTCCTCGCGGCCGCGGTGCCCACCAGCGGCACCGCGGTCCTCGACGGCGAGGAAGCCCGGCACGCGGCCACCGTCCGCCGGCTGCGCGCGGGGGAGCGGCTGGTGCTGTCCGACGGCGCCGGCGCCATGGCCCGTTGCGTCGTCGAAGCCGTCCAGCCCGGCCGGGACGCGGCCCTCACCCTGACCGTCGAGGAGAGCTGGACCGAGCAGCCACCGGCCCTGCGCGTCGTCCTCGCCCAGGCCCTCGCCAAAGGCGACCGCGGCGAACTCGCCGTCGAGCTCGCCACCGAAGCCGGCGTCGACGCCATCGTCCCCTGGCGCGCCACCCGCAGCGTCGCCAAGTGGGACGACGGCGGCCGCGGCGACAAAGCCCTCGCCCGCTGGCGCGCCACCGCCCGCTCCGCCGCCAAACAAGCCCGCCGCGCCCACGTCCCCGACGTCACCGAGCCCGCCACCACCCGCGAACTCGCCGGCCTCATCGCCACGACGTCCCTCGCGATCGTGCTCGAATCCGACGTGCCGGACCGCCTCACCGACCTCGCCCTCCCCGACACCGGCGACGTCCTCCTCGTCGTCGGCCCCGAAGGCGGCATCACCGACGACGAACTCACCACCCTGCGCGAAGCCGGCGCCCGAGCCGTCCGCCTCGGCACGACCGTCCTGCGCACCTCCACCGCCGCCGCCGTCGCCCTCGGCGCACTAGGGGCCCTGACCACCCGCTGGCACTGAAAAGATCAACCCCGAAAAAACCCGCGAATCTGCGCCCGGTTATGGCGCGATCACACTCCGACCCGTTACTCTCGTTTACTAACGCGCCACCCACCGTTTCGGCGCGCCACTGGGAAGACACGAACTCCGCCGGGCACCTCCCCCCTCGGTCCGGCGGCAGCCGCGGCAGCGGTAGATCGACCCCCAGGGTCTACCGCGCCGCGGCATCTTCCTTCGCTTCGCTTCGTCAGTTGCCGCTCTGCGTTCGTTGTGTCTTCTGGGGGTCAAACCCCCAGACCCCCAGCCGGGGGCGCGCCCCCGGACCCCCCGCGAGTTTCGCTCCGTGCCGGTTTCGATGGGCGGGTGGCGGACTGCCGCGGGTTTCGTTCGGGACTGGTGTGTGGGGCGGGTGGCGGAGTGCCGCGAGTTTCGTTCGGGACTGGTGTGTGGGGCGGGTGGCGGAGTGCCGCGAGTTTCGTTCGGGACTGGTGTGTGGGGCGGGTGGCGGACTGCCGCGAGTTTCGTTCGGGACCGGTGTGTGGGGTGGGTGGCGGACCGCCGCGAGTTTCGCTCGGTACCGGTGTGTGGGGCGGGTGCCGGACCCCCGCGAGTTGCGCTCCGTGCCGGTTTCGATGGGCGGGGTCGGTAGGGTCTGCTCATGAGTGATTCCGACGAGACGCTCTTCGAGCGGATCATTGCTGGTGAGATCCCTGCTGATGTCGTCTATCAGGATGAGACCACCTTTGCTTTCCGGGATATTCGGCCTCAGGCTCGGGTTCACGTGCTCGTCGTGCCCAAGAAGCGGTATCGGAACCTGGGGGAGTTGGCTGCCGCCGAGCCGCAGTTGCTTGCTGACGTTGCGTTGACCGCTCGTCGCGTTGCCGAGCTCGAAGGTGTGCTCGAGAGTGGGTATCGGGTGGTGTTCAACACCGATGGCGACGCCGGGCAGACCGTCTTTCACGTGCATGCCCATGTGCTCGGCGGGGAGCCGCTGGGGCTCTTCGGGGCCGGGGGGTAAACCGGCCTGCGTCTTGTCGGGGGGTGCCAGTAGCATCGGTGGGGTCCAGTCGTACTCACCGAGAAAGCAGGCCTGAGGCCACGTGGCCGGAACCGTACCGGGTGGAGCCGCCCGTCCGGACGTCCCTGGGGACGTCGCGAAGGCCGAGGATTCCGCTGTTCAGGCTGCGCAGTCCCGGTTCCCCATTCCCGACGCTGCCGCGCTGAGCCTGCTCGGGTCTCGGGATGAGAACCTGCGGGTCGCCGAAGAGCTTCTCGCCGCTGACGTGCACGTCCGGGGTAACGAGGTCACGCTGACCGGGAGCCCGGCCGACGTGGCGTTCGCCGAGCGTGTTTTCGCCGAGCTCGTACAGCTCGCCGGTGGGGGGCAGCAGGTCGGCCCGGACACCGTGCGTCGCACCATCGGGATGTTGTCCTCCGGGGATGCGTCGCCGGTCGAGGTGCTGAGTCTCAACATCGTTTCCCGGCGTGGGAAGACCATCCGGCCCAAGACGCTGAACCAGAAGCGGTACGTCGATGCCATCGACAAGCACACCGTCGTCTTCGGGATCGGGCCCGCCGGTACCGGCAAGACCTACCTGGCGATGGCGAAGGCCGTGCAGGCGCTGCAGGCCAAGCAGGTCACGCGGATCGTGCTGACCCGGCCCGCCGTCGAGGCCGGTGAGCGGCTCGGGTACCTGCCGGGCACCCTCAACGAGAAGATCGACCCCTACCTGCGGCCGCTCTACGACGCGCTGCACGACATGGTCGAACCCGAGTCCATCCCGCGGCTCATGCAGGCCGGCACCATCGAGATCGCGCCGCTCGCGTACATGCGCGGCCGCACCCTCAACGACGCCTTCATCATCCTCGACGAGGCGCAGAACACCACGCCCGAGCAGATGAAGATGTTCCTCACCCGGCTCGGCTTCGGGTCCAAGATCGTCGTCACCGGCGACATCACCCAGGTCGACCTGCCCAGCGGGCAGCGCAGCGGCCTGCGGGTCGTGCGCGACATCCTCACCGGCGTCGATGACCTCCACTTCGCCGAACTGACCAGCCAGGACGTCGTCCGGCACCGGCTCGTCGCGAGCATCGTCGACGCCTACGAGAAGTGGCAGGCCGTGCAGGACGCGCAGGGACAGCAGGGCAACGGCTGGAAGGGCAACCGGCGTTG encodes the following:
- a CDS encoding 16S rRNA (uracil(1498)-N(3))-methyltransferase, which gives rise to MPDTTLPVFLAAAVPTSGTAVLDGEEARHAATVRRLRAGERLVLSDGAGAMARCVVEAVQPGRDAALTLTVEESWTEQPPALRVVLAQALAKGDRGELAVELATEAGVDAIVPWRATRSVAKWDDGGRGDKALARWRATARSAAKQARRAHVPDVTEPATTRELAGLIATTSLAIVLESDVPDRLTDLALPDTGDVLLVVGPEGGITDDELTTLREAGARAVRLGTTVLRTSTAAAVALGALGALTTRWH
- a CDS encoding type VII secretion target — encoded protein: MAMKVDFDVLGGHEDEIREIADKVQQALDAAGSAQALDFDAFGLVGQVFAAPIQIWTSQAEEFLRSAVDAGHEVADRVKTAHGAFTEHEQTTKCLIEGIGKELPA
- the dnaJ gene encoding molecular chaperone DnaJ produces the protein MARDYYGILGVAKNASDQEIKRAYRKLARELHPDVNPSEDAQHKFGEVTTAYEVLSDPQKRKIVDLGGDPMDGGARGGGGGDPFAGFGGLGDIMDAFFGAAGGGGGGGRGRGPRSRVQPGSDALIRLGLSLEECATGVDKEIAVDTAIVCDLCRGAGTSEGTSVKTCDTCGGAGEVQSVQRSFLGQVVTARPCPVCRGFGEVITDPCRQCGGDGRIRARRNVTAKIPPGVGDGMRIRLSGQGEVGPGGGPAGDLYVEIDETPHEVFVRQGHDLHCNFRIPMTTAALGATVPIATLVDGDYELDIEPGTQPNAELVLTGKGMPRLRSSGRVDGRGDLHVHIDVQVPTKLDDAQRELLVELAQQRGEEAPTLSSNGKHGGLFSKLRAKNHR
- a CDS encoding YbaB/EbfC family nucleoid-associated protein, with translation MLKPGRPGRVKGVQINSHALFSNRIPGLKGEPKSGLLPLIRMPFPTSEVAVNHIAPDSGGMPEIARRAAEAKARLERVSATASSPDGAVTVTVNTSGALQELTFGSRADELPRARLAQAVLAAAKRAQVDAAQQLTAIMAPVIGTDSDAMHFLQEQIPAPELPEEAEKAPRWEFAAEPETPPPPVRPARPPRPDDDEDFGGPILRRGL
- a CDS encoding histidine triad nucleotide-binding protein: MSDSDETLFERIIAGEIPADVVYQDETTFAFRDIRPQARVHVLVVPKKRYRNLGELAAAEPQLLADVALTARRVAELEGVLESGYRVVFNTDGDAGQTVFHVHAHVLGGEPLGLFGAGG
- a CDS encoding PhoH family protein, coding for MAGTVPGGAARPDVPGDVAKAEDSAVQAAQSRFPIPDAAALSLLGSRDENLRVAEELLAADVHVRGNEVTLTGSPADVAFAERVFAELVQLAGGGQQVGPDTVRRTIGMLSSGDASPVEVLSLNIVSRRGKTIRPKTLNQKRYVDAIDKHTVVFGIGPAGTGKTYLAMAKAVQALQAKQVTRIVLTRPAVEAGERLGYLPGTLNEKIDPYLRPLYDALHDMVEPESIPRLMQAGTIEIAPLAYMRGRTLNDAFIILDEAQNTTPEQMKMFLTRLGFGSKIVVTGDITQVDLPSGQRSGLRVVRDILTGVDDLHFAELTSQDVVRHRLVASIVDAYEKWQAVQDAQGQQGNGWKGNRR
- the hrcA gene encoding heat-inducible transcriptional repressor HrcA; the encoded protein is MANAEERRFDVLRAIVADYVSNQEPVGSKAIVERHNLGVSSATVRNDMATLEEEGYITQPHTSAGRVPTDKGYRLFVDRLSEIKPLSAAERRAITTFLDSGTDLDDVLKRSVRLLAQLTRQVAVVQYPMLTNAKVRHLEVVPLTPARLMLVLIADNGRVDQRTVDLGDVVTEEDVSRLRTVLNAAMAGRRLNEAAARVAELPDKSPGELRDALIRVTTILVESLAEHPEERLVLGGTANLTRNVADFPGSLRQVLEALEEQVVVLKLLAAARNPGAITVRIGEENEDEQMRSTSVVSIGYGQDMVLGGMGVVGPTRMDYPGTIAAVRAVANYVGQILHGR